The following proteins are co-located in the Scylla paramamosain isolate STU-SP2022 chromosome 37, ASM3559412v1, whole genome shotgun sequence genome:
- the LOC135091262 gene encoding transmembrane protein 223-like — translation MATVRLLDLCRTRTLLGPLLHEATTAISRAARVPKQHLHSGAAGRGATRKDTTRLMLDNEYVVAKDTLLYKNENKGFYRMINFFGLSQFVFWTYLSHFAYTTMKSVEIPEEQKNNKALSWWKRTDFGQYRNGITLGSFIIGWGTMGICWMYTLRSVSGMVLKRGGQNLLLFTFTPLGRNRSLLVPIEKVSARQSRTASRVHLPLKVQGKAFHYLLDMKGDFTNSKLFDYSAGIRRNWAR, via the exons ATGGCTACTGTGCGACTGCTGGATCTCTGCAGGACACGCACATTATTAGGTCCTCTACTCCATGAAGCAACCACGGCAATAAGCAGAGCAGCACGGGTCCCCAAGCAGCATCTCCATAGCGGAGCGGCTGGGCGGGGTGCTACCAGGAAGGACACCACCAGGCTTATGCTGGACAACGAGTATGTGGTGGCCAAGGACACGCTGCTTTACAAGAACGAAAATAAGGGGTTCTACAG GATGATCAACTTCTTCGGGCTGTCACAGTTTGTGTTCTGGACTTACCTGAGCCACTTTGCGTACACCACCATGAAGAGTGTGGAGATTCCCGAGGAGcagaagaacaacaaggcacTCTCCTGGTGGAAAAGGACGGACTTTGGCCAGTACAGGAATGGAATCACACTTGGAAGTTTTATAATTG GCTGGGGCACCATGGGGATCTGCTGGATGTACACCCTGCGCTCAGTCAGTGGCATGGTGCTGAAAAGGGGCGGCCAGaaccttcttctcttcaccttcactcCTCTGGGCCGAAACAGGTCCTTGCTGGTGCCAATAGAAAAG GTGTCAGCAAGGCAGAGCCGCACTGCATCCCGGGTGCACCTGCCCCTTAAGGTTCAGGGGAAGGCTTTCCACTACCTCCTGGACATGAAAGGCGACTTCACCAACTCCAAGCTGTTTGATTACTCTGCAGGCATCAGGAGAAACTGGGCCCGATGA